Proteins co-encoded in one Lysobacter solisilvae genomic window:
- a CDS encoding proprotein convertase P-domain-containing protein — protein MSLTGSYTTGGGGTQTYSNTTDYTINDNATVDSPITVSGRSGNAPSNASVTVAIVHTYIGDLKVDLVAPDGSLYTLHNRSGGSADNINQTYTVNLSTEALNGTWKLRVNDNAGGDVGYVNSWSVTF, from the coding sequence ATGAGCCTGACCGGCAGCTACACCACCGGTGGCGGCGGCACGCAGACCTACAGCAACACCACCGACTACACGATCAACGACAACGCGACGGTGGACAGCCCGATCACCGTATCGGGTCGCAGCGGCAACGCGCCGAGCAACGCCTCGGTCACCGTCGCCATCGTGCACACCTACATCGGCGACCTGAAGGTCGACCTGGTGGCGCCGGACGGCAGCCTGTACACGCTGCACAACCGTTCCGGCGGCAGCGCCGACAACATCAACCAGACCTACACGGTCAACCTGTCGACCGAAGCCCTCAACGGCACCTGGAAGCTGCGCGTCAACGACAACGCCGGCGGCGACGTCGGCTACGTCAACAGCTGGAGCGTCACGTTCTGA
- a CDS encoding proprotein convertase P-domain-containing protein: MKRLIGTALLLVSVSAMAAPGTHRPATFQQRAIAQLGGVELRQMPAVNSAALRLEDARNTGRTGPRRFAKPLDVNMTPLDAGIWEELDAGHMVWRLRIASRDARSLNFGFSQYHMPQGGYLLVYPANQSTRDLRTLNEYTAADNKPHGQLWTAIVPGSEAVIEAVVPRDKVGQFKLRLSKVNHDYLGFLNVAKDDKIGGDTSGACNVDVACPDGDGHRDQIRGVGAYTRAGVDYCSGSLINNAANNRKMYFLTANHCSMNTASDAASIVVYWNFQNTFCRTPGSSASGGVGDGRLDQNQGGAQFRATSAASDFTLLELDTPANPTYNLYWSGWDRSTGDFSGALGIHHPAVAEKRISISTSATTTTSYNNPTVPGNGSHIHVFWQATGGITEGGSSGSPLFSPQNRIIGQLHGGPSSCSATGGNRSDYYGRLSVSWTGGGTSATRLSNWLDPAGSGVMTLDGLDNGGGGNSAPVANFTSSVSGLTVAFTDTSTDSDGTIASRSWNFGDSTTSTATNPSKTYSVAGTYTVTLTVTDNGGATNTRTASVTVGSTGGTVLTNGVAKTGIAGAAGSSQTFTLAVPAGASNLKFVSASGTGDADLYVKFGSAPTTTVYDCKSEGSTNAETCNIATAQAGTYYVLIKGYAAFSGLSLTGSYTTGGGGTQTYSNGTDFTIADNTTVDSPITVSGRTGNAPSNASVTVAIVHTYIGDLKVDLVAPDGSLYNIHNRTGTSTDNINKTVTLNLSTEALNGTWKLRVNDNAGGDTGKIDSWSVTF, translated from the coding sequence ATGAAACGACTGATTGGCACCGCACTACTGCTGGTTTCAGTGTCGGCGATGGCCGCACCCGGCACCCATCGCCCGGCCACGTTCCAGCAGCGCGCGATCGCGCAGCTGGGGGGCGTGGAACTGCGGCAGATGCCCGCCGTTAACAGCGCCGCGCTGCGGCTCGAGGATGCCCGCAACACCGGCCGGACCGGCCCGCGCCGCTTCGCCAAGCCGCTGGACGTCAACATGACGCCGCTCGATGCCGGCATCTGGGAAGAACTCGATGCAGGCCACATGGTCTGGCGCCTGCGCATCGCGTCCAGGGACGCGCGTTCGCTCAACTTCGGCTTCAGCCAGTACCACATGCCCCAGGGCGGTTACCTGCTGGTGTATCCGGCCAACCAGTCGACCCGCGACCTGCGCACGCTCAACGAATACACCGCCGCCGACAACAAGCCGCACGGACAGCTGTGGACGGCGATCGTGCCCGGCAGCGAGGCCGTGATCGAGGCCGTCGTGCCGCGCGACAAGGTCGGCCAGTTCAAGCTGCGCCTGAGCAAGGTCAACCACGACTACCTGGGCTTCCTCAACGTCGCCAAGGACGACAAGATCGGCGGCGATACGTCCGGCGCGTGCAATGTCGACGTGGCCTGCCCGGACGGCGACGGCCACCGCGACCAGATCCGCGGCGTGGGCGCCTACACGCGCGCCGGCGTGGACTACTGCAGCGGTTCGCTGATCAACAACGCCGCCAACAACCGGAAGATGTACTTCCTGACGGCCAACCACTGTTCGATGAACACCGCCTCGGACGCGGCGAGCATCGTGGTGTACTGGAACTTCCAGAACACCTTCTGCCGCACGCCGGGCAGCAGCGCCAGCGGCGGCGTGGGCGACGGACGCCTGGACCAGAACCAGGGCGGCGCGCAGTTCCGCGCGACCTCCGCGGCCTCCGACTTCACCCTGCTCGAACTCGATACCCCGGCCAACCCGACCTACAACCTGTACTGGAGCGGGTGGGACCGCAGCACCGGTGACTTCTCCGGCGCGCTGGGCATCCATCATCCGGCCGTGGCCGAGAAGCGCATCAGCATCTCCACCAGCGCCACGACGACCACCAGCTACAACAACCCCACCGTGCCCGGCAACGGCAGCCACATCCACGTGTTCTGGCAGGCCACCGGCGGCATCACCGAGGGCGGATCGTCGGGCTCGCCCCTGTTCTCGCCGCAGAACCGCATCATCGGCCAGCTGCACGGCGGCCCGTCCTCGTGCAGTGCCACCGGCGGCAACCGCAGCGACTACTACGGTCGCCTGTCGGTGTCCTGGACCGGCGGCGGCACCAGCGCCACGCGCCTGAGCAACTGGCTCGATCCCGCCGGCAGCGGCGTGATGACCCTCGACGGCCTGGACAACGGCGGCGGCGGCAACTCGGCCCCGGTGGCGAACTTCACCTCCAGCGTCAGCGGACTGACGGTGGCCTTCACCGACACCTCCACCGACAGCGACGGCACCATCGCCTCGCGCAGCTGGAATTTCGGTGACAGCACCACGTCGACCGCGACCAACCCGAGCAAGACCTACTCGGTGGCCGGCACCTACACCGTCACCCTGACCGTGACCGACAACGGCGGCGCCACCAACACCAGGACCGCTTCGGTCACGGTGGGCTCCACCGGCGGCACCGTGCTCACCAATGGCGTGGCCAAGACCGGCATCGCCGGCGCGGCCGGCAGCAGCCAGACGTTCACGCTGGCCGTTCCGGCCGGGGCGAGCAACCTGAAGTTCGTGAGCGCCAGCGGCACCGGTGACGCCGACCTGTACGTCAAGTTCGGCTCGGCCCCGACCACCACGGTGTACGACTGCAAGTCCGAAGGCAGCACCAACGCCGAGACCTGCAACATCGCCACCGCGCAGGCCGGCACCTACTACGTGCTGATCAAGGGCTACGCCGCGTTCTCCGGCCTGAGCCTGACCGGCAGCTACACCACCGGTGGCGGCGGCACGCAGACCTACAGCAATGGCACCGACTTCACGATCGCCGACAACACCACGGTGGACAGCCCGATCACCGTGTCCGGCCGCACCGGCAACGCGCCGAGCAACGCCTCGGTCACCGTCGCCATCGTGCACACCTACATCGGCGACCTGAAGGTCGACCTGGTCGCGCCGGACGGCTCGCTGTACAACATCCACAACCGCACCGGCACCAGCACCGACAACATCAACAAGACGGTCACGCTGAACCTGTCGACGGAAGCCCTCAACGGCACGTGGAAGCTGCGCGTCAACGACAACGCCGGCGGCGACACCGGAAAGATCGACAGCTGGAGCGTCACGTTCTGA